In Ruminococcaceae bacterium BL-6, a genomic segment contains:
- a CDS encoding protein of unknown function (Evidence 5 : Unknown function) → MKDINGITIEKDQYIQIIHAKVKNDNGIYIVESAYSEDSFCLKKVKQNGEKANTKYNIFFLDKNSISRNSDMIYTIIGKNQLKAAAQEVTAYVKGETAKTKVYSFVKTESQEVKTGLYIHFKQRVLLVGHINTIGGKYLIEDISKDGKVSLHIIGQRGEPIADNVNGYYQFAPIHLYFNADTMKQLFHDGDIEVMERKETTIGEQLKAKAEQAHRASEANKQEDHETTSEVEENAVEKPQEKKKAISYTVSEDVDTRDNSKIYVVKLSEKVSREEYQTINNQIKNIGGYYSRFKKGFLFKVDPTVQLKTIFGTGEPIVESIKNNTIEPKEIESHYYPINEQDAKTSRSFWSMFDYVPNSETNNYKRSVDEVYTMVKQIAKTRPQYLSRALLLADRYAKKFAEWINKGYRIDMMCPSVLITGGSNFPVRKKEKQNRAQDKHMEEYQYIKAIPDQIQDLLSGYHKNVIKSGDSDALEQLKTKLEKLQAEREQIKTENKQLKAKGESIHAPYILQNLGQNIRNVQQRIAQLEKVKAKPTAETTEQYNTSVCKVIENTDIMRLQLIFDSKPSDDIRSVLKSHGFRWSPYNSAWQRQLTNNAKYDARLVLKEIAKQEHNEEESA, encoded by the coding sequence ATGAAAGATATAAACGGAATCACGATTGAAAAAGATCAATATATTCAGATCATTCACGCAAAAGTTAAGAACGATAACGGAATCTATATTGTAGAAAGCGCATATTCCGAAGATTCATTTTGTCTTAAAAAGGTTAAACAGAACGGAGAAAAAGCAAATACAAAGTATAATATCTTCTTTCTTGACAAAAACTCTATTTCTCGGAATTCTGATATGATTTATACTATTATCGGTAAAAATCAATTAAAAGCCGCAGCGCAGGAAGTAACAGCTTATGTTAAAGGCGAAACAGCTAAAACAAAAGTATATAGCTTTGTTAAAACGGAATCGCAGGAAGTTAAAACAGGACTTTATATACATTTCAAACAGCGTGTTTTATTGGTAGGTCATATTAATACTATTGGTGGAAAATATCTAATTGAAGACATTTCAAAAGATGGGAAAGTTAGTTTACACATTATAGGACAGCGCGGCGAACCTATAGCAGACAACGTAAACGGGTATTATCAGTTTGCGCCAATTCATCTATACTTTAATGCCGATACTATGAAACAGCTTTTTCATGATGGAGATATAGAAGTAATGGAACGGAAAGAAACAACGATAGGGGAGCAACTAAAAGCAAAAGCAGAACAGGCGCATAGGGCCTCAGAAGCGAATAAACAGGAAGATCATGAGACTACATCAGAAGTAGAAGAAAATGCGGTAGAGAAGCCGCAGGAGAAAAAGAAAGCTATTTCCTATACTGTTTCTGAGGATGTTGACACACGCGACAATTCAAAAATTTATGTTGTTAAACTTTCTGAAAAAGTTAGCAGGGAAGAATATCAAACCATTAATAATCAAATTAAAAATATTGGTGGCTATTATTCCCGTTTTAAAAAAGGTTTCCTTTTCAAAGTTGATCCGACAGTACAGTTAAAAACTATTTTTGGAACCGGTGAACCGATAGTAGAATCAATAAAAAATAACACAATTGAACCGAAAGAAATTGAATCGCATTACTATCCAATTAATGAACAGGACGCGAAAACAAGTAGATCATTTTGGAGTATGTTTGATTATGTACCAAATAGTGAAACAAACAATTATAAACGTTCCGTTGATGAAGTTTATACTATGGTAAAGCAAATTGCAAAAACAAGGCCGCAGTATCTTTCCCGTGCTTTACTTCTTGCGGATCGTTATGCTAAAAAATTTGCGGAATGGATTAACAAAGGATATCGGATTGATATGATGTGTCCATCTGTTTTGATTACTGGAGGGAGTAATTTCCCTGTACGTAAAAAAGAAAAACAGAATAGAGCACAGGATAAACACATGGAAGAATATCAATATATTAAAGCTATTCCAGATCAGATTCAAGACTTGCTTTCCGGTTATCATAAAAATGTTATTAAATCCGGGGATAGTGATGCGCTGGAACAGTTGAAAACTAAACTTGAAAAGTTGCAGGCAGAGCGTGAACAGATCAAAACTGAAAACAAACAGCTAAAAGCAAAAGGTGAATCAATTCACGCGCCCTATATTTTACAGAACTTAGGCCAGAATATCCGTAATGTACAACAGCGCATTGCACAGCTTGAAAAGGTAAAAGCAAAGCCAACAGCAGAAACGACAGAGCAATATAATACTTCTGTTTGTAAGGTTATTGAAAACACTGATATCATGCGTTTGCAGCTTATATTTGATAGTAAACCGTCAGACGATATTAGAAGTGTTTTGAAGTCTCACGGATTTAGGTGGAGTCCTTATAATAGCGCATGGCAAAGGCAGCTAACCAATAATGCAAAGTATGATGCTAGACTTGTGCTAAAGGAAATTGCAAAGCAAGAACATAACGAAGAAGAATCCGCTTGA
- a CDS encoding protein of unknown function (Evidence 5 : Unknown function): MNKILNCLEQRLKWYKKAIALKEDEIPFENNFDWPYGNVENWRGVERELKNTIDMMKHYL; this comes from the coding sequence ATGAATAAGATATTAAATTGTCTTGAACAGCGTTTGAAGTGGTACAAAAAAGCTATTGCATTAAAGGAAGATGAAATTCCTTTTGAAAATAATTTTGATTGGCCGTATGGAAATGTTGAAAATTGGAGGGGAGTAGAACGTGAATTAAAAAATACTATTGATATGATGAAACATTATCTTTAA
- a CDS encoding protein of unknown function (Evidence 5 : Unknown function) — MCISNISYNVPFAIYRGWVDIDTESIIYNIKPATDEQKAAGITQIRESKYTSFDPRNFKDLKKAYPAYLIFDGGIGNE; from the coding sequence TTGTGTATCTCTAATATCAGTTATAACGTTCCGTTTGCCATTTATCGCGGCTGGGTTGATATTGATACAGAAAGCATTATATATAATATTAAACCAGCAACGGATGAACAGAAAGCCGCAGGAATTACACAAATTAGGGAAAGTAAATATACTTCTTTTGATCCGCGCAATTTTAAAGACTTGAAAAAGGCTTATCCTGCTTATCTGATTTTTGATGGAGGAATAGGAAATGAATAA
- a CDS encoding protein of unknown function (Evidence 5 : Unknown function): MMNSIKFRKLKSSIKYSVDGKHWYSYFDGTETEVNNTWVAMQCGYCNDDFMKML; encoded by the coding sequence ATGATGAACAGTATTAAATTTCGTAAATTGAAGAGCAGTATCAAATATTCTGTTGACGGAAAACACTGGTATTCTTATTTTGACGGAACGGAAACAGAAGTAAATAATACATGGGTTGCTATGCAATGCGGATACTGTAACGATGATTTTATGAAAATGCTATAA
- a CDS encoding protein of unknown function (Evidence 5 : Unknown function): MKEQTFIVELKDKNNSTIDFERFSYKRLNTCINAMIKLYKKAFDPYCFCGFLYKENVEKAARIVAYRTDYKTNDVNKVWDISIDEFIKMLKTELREIA, from the coding sequence ATGAAAGAGCAGACTTTTATTGTTGAACTGAAAGATAAAAATAATTCTACAATTGACTTTGAACGCTTTTCCTATAAAAGATTAAACACTTGTATTAACGCAATGATTAAGTTGTATAAAAAGGCTTTTGATCCTTATTGTTTTTGTGGTTTTCTCTATAAAGAAAATGTTGAAAAGGCCGCACGAATTGTAGCATATAGAACAGACTATAAAACAAACGATGTTAATAAAGTATGGGATATTAGCATTGACGAATTTATTAAAATGCTCAAAACAGAATTAAGGGAGATTGCATGA
- a CDS encoding protein of unknown function (Evidence 5 : Unknown function): MNLPIERIYAIDTLGKYPIAFVRYKGCSPAWEQYQNNNKIKAYLATHSDYVVNDPYFKF; encoded by the coding sequence ATGAATTTACCTATTGAAAGAATTTACGCTATTGATACTTTAGGAAAATATCCAATTGCTTTTGTACGTTATAAGGGCTGTAGTCCAGCATGGGAACAGTATCAGAACAACAATAAAATTAAAGCCTATCTTGCAACACATTCCGATTATGTAGTCAATGATCCCTACTTCAAATTTTGA
- a CDS encoding conserved protein of unknown function (Evidence 4 : Unknown function but conserved in other organisms), which produces MLIKTFHDDFGNTATIKEGRHFPYKGAKEKQVDFLLTLSADYENNFVYFVSLYETEKEAMEKLKKFSCNTWH; this is translated from the coding sequence ATGTTAATTAAAACTTTTCATGATGATTTTGGAAATACGGCAACAATCAAGGAAGGCCGGCATTTTCCATATAAAGGAGCAAAGGAAAAGCAAGTCGATTTTCTATTAACTTTGTCTGCCGATTATGAAAACAATTTCGTTTACTTTGTTTCTTTATATGAAACAGAAAAGGAAGCAATGGAAAAATTGAAAAAATTTAGCTGTAATACATGGCATTAA
- a CDS encoding protein of unknown function (Evidence 5 : Unknown function), which translates to MYCSTISEAKKNFPHIIEQKMAYNVLFSDADINGLSLEKILYMFDKYYATKFQTTHKRINIDIIKQCIIKNYEQYKNHPFIAGNYAEIGERLPV; encoded by the coding sequence ATGTATTGTAGTACAATTTCAGAAGCGAAGAAAAATTTTCCACATATTATAGAACAGAAAATGGCATACAATGTCTTATTTTCTGATGCAGATATCAACGGATTATCACTTGAAAAAATTCTTTATATGTTTGACAAATACTATGCTACAAAATTTCAGACAACACACAAGCGCATTAATATTGATATTATTAAACAATGTATCATTAAAAATTATGAACAATATAAAAATCATCCTTTTATTGCTGGAAACTATGCTGAAATTGGTGAAAGACTTCCGGTTTAA
- a CDS encoding protein of unknown function (Evidence 5 : Unknown function), producing the protein MNNLLQMAITNGQAKEYYGSYLIYPHKFMNSFVFESLLASLKADFNFYNIMGTIKAMPKI; encoded by the coding sequence ATGAACAACTTATTACAAATGGCAATTACAAATGGTCAAGCGAAAGAGTATTACGGATCATATCTCATTTATCCGCACAAATTTATGAACAGTTTTGTTTTTGAAAGTTTATTAGCAAGCCTAAAGGCAGATTTTAATTTTTATAATATCATGGGTACAATTAAGGCAATGCCAAAAATATAG
- a CDS encoding protein of unknown function (Evidence 5 : Unknown function) gives MKKFNSFEKAVSILEDGKKLNGINYPLYVREEIQDITTLKNGQSTTTITKDVADICIICGLQVKSKGIGWQITKRLDKLLGTVYG, from the coding sequence ATGAAAAAGTTTAACAGTTTTGAAAAGGCGGTTTCTATTTTAGAAGATGGTAAAAAATTAAACGGAATAAATTATCCGTTGTACGTAAGAGAAGAAATACAAGATATTACAACATTAAAAAACGGTCAATCAACTACTACAATTACTAAAGATGTTGCTGATATTTGTATTATTTGCGGTTTACAAGTAAAATCTAAGGGCATTGGATGGCAGATCACAAAGAGACTTGACAAACTTCTGGGAACAGTTTACGGTTAA
- a CDS encoding protein of unknown function (Evidence 5 : Unknown function): MTKSDYKQIVSNAIWDFQKAKFSGNKDKITFELNNLHNVYIMLASRNIEGNEKIRQLILANE; the protein is encoded by the coding sequence ATGACAAAATCAGATTATAAACAAATAGTATCAAATGCAATTTGGGATTTTCAAAAAGCTAAATTTTCAGGTAACAAAGATAAAATAACATTTGAACTAAATAATTTACACAACGTTTATATCATGTTAGCTAGTCGCAACATTGAAGGGAACGAAAAGATCAGACAACTAATATTAGCTAATGAGTAA
- a CDS encoding protein of unknown function (Evidence 5 : Unknown function), with protein MNNSEAYKLIGERAAEMAKDSKIQDEMMKQIRAGKTKEQVEQWLYMYAIGTLCGISK; from the coding sequence ATGAATAATTCAGAAGCATACAAACTTATTGGAGAACGTGCCGCAGAAATGGCAAAAGATTCTAAAATTCAAGATGAAATGATGAAACAGATCAGAGCAGGAAAAACAAAAGAACAGGTTGAACAATGGTTATATATGTACGCTATTGGTACGCTTTGCGGTATTAGCAAATAA
- a CDS encoding protein of unknown function (Evidence 5 : Unknown function), with the protein MEAIHSQPIQNQKQDTISMKSIDMMYIKSCQQKKRYKSINREQRKEVFTMNLSTKMAISKWIKQTFKTKNDFENFLNFAELHSHILDGKQLLPIYQQQYNNLKDQYSNIYKTIADMPLFTITERCGKVIEQEQRTPLNYIEMKYGTDEKLRTELYKR; encoded by the coding sequence TTGGAAGCGATACATTCGCAGCCAATACAGAATCAGAAGCAAGACACGATTTCCATGAAGTCTATAGACATGATGTATATAAAATCTTGTCAACAGAAGAAACGGTATAAATCTATAAACCGAGAACAGCGAAAGGAAGTATTTACAATGAATTTAAGTACAAAGATGGCAATATCTAAATGGATCAAACAAACTTTTAAAACAAAGAACGACTTTGAGAATTTTCTAAATTTTGCAGAACTACATTCTCATATTTTAGATGGTAAGCAATTATTACCGATATATCAACAGCAATACAATAATCTAAAAGATCAATATTCAAATATTTATAAAACTATTGCAGATATGCCGTTATTTACAATTACAGAACGTTGTGGTAAAGTGATAGAACAGGAACAAAGAACACCTTTAAATTATATTGAAATGAAATACGGAACAGATGAAAAACTAAGAACAGAACTATATAAAAGGTGA
- a CDS encoding protein of unknown function (Evidence 5 : Unknown function), whose product MMNIYEQALKLMDSKDIDHHESDLYLRKNPISDKLVKEYDYPKQVTTFKDNIDHVMWYEIPCAYYTK is encoded by the coding sequence ATGATGAACATTTATGAACAGGCTTTAAAACTTATGGATAGCAAAGATATTGATCATCATGAAAGTGACTTGTATCTCCGCAAAAATCCTATTTCCGATAAGCTTGTCAAAGAATATGACTATCCAAAACAAGTAACCACATTCAAAGACAATATTGATCATGTAATGTGGTATGAAATTCCATGTGCTTATTATACAAAATAA
- a CDS encoding protein of unknown function (Evidence 5 : Unknown function) — MTKSKEWEQIKILYSYLKQHKPPKKLWCGIEGIEFIYHNTWADPEIKYKGHLFDCIDVEDYFWEDFIEEMKEQGIEETMKNETTFENHFPDWLKNHSNDVKYYLDNLLME; from the coding sequence ATGACAAAAAGTAAAGAATGGGAACAAATTAAAATACTTTATTCCTATTTGAAACAGCACAAACCACCTAAAAAGCTATGGTGTGGTATTGAAGGAATTGAGTTTATTTATCATAATACTTGGGCTGATCCTGAAATCAAATATAAAGGTCATTTATTCGATTGTATTGATGTAGAAGATTACTTTTGGGAAGACTTTATTGAGGAAATGAAAGAACAGGGAATAGAAGAAACTATGAAAAATGAAACAACATTTGAAAATCATTTTCCCGATTGGCTGAAAAACCATAGTAATGATGTGAAATATTATCTTGATAATTTACTAATGGAATAA
- a CDS encoding protein of unknown function (Evidence 5 : Unknown function), which translates to MVLKELSLFIIILGLILKSNIKVIYSIVLM; encoded by the coding sequence GTGGTATTGAAGGAATTGAGTTTATTTATCATAATACTTGGGCTGATCCTGAAATCAAATATAAAGGTCATTTATTCGATTGTATTGATGTAG
- a CDS encoding protein of unknown function (Evidence 5 : Unknown function), with amino-acid sequence MKYIELSSHWKNQALKMIIDFYQTGVDEIAKNENVKPWKITKNSQEVKDAKEEWNFEIEIDEVTEKQYLSRF; translated from the coding sequence ATGAAATATATTGAATTATCCTCGCATTGGAAAAATCAGGCGTTGAAAATGATAATTGATTTTTATCAAACAGGAGTTGACGAAATAGCAAAAAACGAAAATGTAAAACCATGGAAAATTACTAAAAATTCTCAAGAAGTCAAAGATGCAAAAGAAGAATGGAATTTTGAAATAGAAATAGATGAAGTAACAGAAAAACAGTATTTATCAAGATTTTAA